The Balneola vulgaris DSM 17893 DNA window TTCTTTTCACGCATTAACACTCTGAGGCCGGCTAAGGCTGCACCTAAATCACCAGTAACACAGATAGCATCGCCTTGTTTAGCGCCATTTCGATAGGTAATGCTTTTTAAATCTGCCTCGCCATAAACCGAAATCGTTATAACCATATTGTTATGATTTGCTGTTATGTCGCCTCCAACCACTTCTACTTCGTATTCAAACCCTGCCGCGTAAATACCTTTGTATAAATCATCTACCATTTGTGCCGACTGGCGATTTGGCAATGCCAAATTAACTAGCACAGAAGTGGGTGTTCCATTCATTGCATAGATGTCACTAACCGCTGCACTTATCATTTTATACCCGAAATGGTGCAATGGAGTATAGGTAATATCAAAGTGAACGCCTTCTACATAAGTATCGGAAGATAAAAGGGTCGCTGTTTTACCATCTTTCTTTAATACAGCTGCGTCATCGCCAATACCCTTGATGGTATCTTGATTGGAGTGAGATTCGTACTCACTAATTTGCTTGATTAAACCCTCTCGGCCTACACTTTGGATGGTTTTGAATTCTTCTGACATAATATTCTAAGGTATATAAATAAAAAAAGGCAACCACGGAGTCCGTGGGTGCCTTAAAGGTACGAGGCTTTTAGATTAATTTTCGCTCTTTGTCGAATAATTAACTTTAAATGTTTGTGCCTGCTTTAATTCTTCTTGTACATCTGTTAACAAACCGAACTCAGAATCTTTATCTACACGAAGTGATACAATCATTCTAGGTTCTTCAATTAGTTTATCATACATGATAGTACGAATAGCATTGATATCATCTTGAATAGAATCATCAATTTGAACTTTATCGTTTCCTAGTTTATTACCAGGAAGGCGCTCAGGTCCAATATAGATGTAAGAAACCAATCGCTTTTCTTCGATCTTTTCGATGTTCGTTGCTTTCGTTAGATCAACTCTAACTTTCAACGTAACCTCTCTAAGTACCGTTGTTACCATGAAGAAGAATAGAAGCATGAATACCACATCAGGCATTGCTGATGTTGGCACTTCCTGCTTAGTACCGGCTTGCTTTTTCTTAAAGTGTGCCATGTCTACTCCTTGTCAGGTTCTGCGATTGATATTTTCTTAGGATAGATATCTTCAACTATGTCTCTATTCTCTTTACTAAGTCTAGAGTACTCTACACCATAGTTTGCAAGAGCTGCTTCATTTCTTAAAATCGCATAGGCTCCAATTACTTCATCCAACATATCGATGTAGATGCTATAAGGGGTTTGCCTAACCGTTTTAATTGAAACAATAGCGGCTTGTGGGCTAACTGAAAGTGTCTCGAGATTCTCTGGATTCTTAATAAACTCAATAATCTTCTCCTGGACTTGCTCCATTGGAGTTAATTCTTCATCCATTAGAACCAATCCATTCTCATTCACCACTATCTTCATGAGGTTACGCTCACGAATGGGTGGTGGTTGATCTTCTGGATTCAGTGGCGGAGGAAGAACCATCCCGATACCCGTATCCACGTTAATCGTGGTGGTTACCAAGAAGAAAATGAGCAAAAGAAAGGCGATATCGGCCATAGAAGATCCATTGATCTCTGCACCTTCTCTTTTACGTTTCTTTAATAGCATAATCGCTTAATTAAAACTTGAATGTTCCGCGAAGACCTGTAAGCACGATGGTTCCAACCATTCCTGCCATCATAATACCAGCAGTGGCCACAGCGGCTTTAACTAGGTCTTGTCCAAGAACTGCGTAACTAATTCCGAATACCACGAATGGTACCATCATTATTGCAATTCTTTTAAAATCTTGTTTGCCTTGAGCTAAGCTCTTAATCGCAGAGATGATCATAGATAACACCCCTAATACGATAAGACCGATGCCAAGAGCAACACTTAAACTTACTAGATTCATAATAGTCTCCTTTTAAACTACTTAGTGTTAGGATTATTATTCTGAATCGGTGCTGTCAGAAGAAGGAGCTACAACTGGCTTTCCTTGCTTAAGAAGAATAATTGAATCGATTAATGTAATTGAGCTTTCTTCCATTTCAGCGATTAAGCGGTCAATTTTAGAAACACAGTAGTTGTAACCGATTTGCAGAATAATACCTGCAATTAGACCACCAGCAGTTGTTAGAAGTGCTACTTTAATACCACCTGCTACAATACTAGGTGAGATATCTGCGGCTGCTTCGATATCATCGAATGCTGCAATCATACCTACTACGGTTCCAAGGAATCCGAATAGCGGTGCAATAGCGATGAACAACGACAACCATACCAAACCTCTTTCAAGGAAGCTCATTTCAATAGAGCCGTATGCTGCAATTGCCTTTTCAGCGGCATCGATACCTTCATCGGCACGCATAAGACCCGCTTGGAATACTGAAGCCACAGGACCACGTGTTCTTGCACAAAGTTCTTCTGCTGCTTCAATACCGCCCTCTTGCAAGGCTTCTTGAACGTTAACGATGAATTTACGTGTGTTAATATCTGCGAGGTTGAGTGTGATAATTCTTTCTAGGAAAATTGCTAGACCTAGGATCAGTGTGATTAATACTGGCCACATCCAACCGCCGTCGTTTCCTTGGTTGAATTTCTCAACGATAATGTTAAAGAAGCCCCCATCGGCTTGTAAAAGAAATAGAGCAATCGACGATGTCATGTTCACTCCGAATATGTTTTAAGTTATTGTCTAAGTTTATTGAGGCGAAAGAATAGTTCATTTTGAAGTAAATGTCAAAGTAACGAACCATAGATTCGCCAACATTAATTGCAACTAAACCACTCGTTTTGCCCCTACATTGTAATGCATTTTGAAACCGAAATAAAGCCTAAAAAGTAGCATTTACAACTAATTTAACGATGTGTATACTATTATTATTGGCTGAGGTCCTTCCATCATAGGAAAAGTTGAACCTAACCAGATTACTAGCCCTATAGCTAGCATTTAAAGCCCATAACAGGCTCTCTCCTTTTCCGGCACCTTCTGTAAGCTCAAAAATACCAAGGGGATTCGTACTCCCATCCACCAAAATGCTTCTAAACTCTACACTAGTATTTGCTTGAAGCTTGCGCCAGAGAAAAAATCTGTGGGTATTTCGAATTTTTACAATTCTAGCTGAAACATTTTGCGAGTCATTCTTACGATCTTCCTTAAATGTGTAACTACTTGCAAATCCTGTTTGCCATGAAGCGTTAATTTTGGATTCAATAGATTGCTCTATTTTCTTTTCCCGAATATTAAAATTTCTGTTTGTTAGGCTCGAGCTGAGATTCTTATTTGTATTAAGAGCCACCAGAGTCCCCCCTTCTATCTGATCTGATATTCTATAGGAAGTACTCAAAAGCCAAGAATCATTGAACTGCTCATAGACTTCACTACTTCGTCTACTCAAATTTCTCAATTGGTTATAGCGCAGGTCTATATCAAGTGGACTATAATCGGGTAGAAACTTCAGAAATTTCTCCCAACTCAACACTCCATTGAGGGTTTCCTCTTCTCTGAAAGTGCTCAATTTTAATAAATAAACATCACTGAGGTTTTCA harbors:
- the thiL gene encoding thiamine-phosphate kinase — encoded protein: MSEEFKTIQSVGREGLIKQISEYESHSNQDTIKGIGDDAAVLKKDGKTATLLSSDTYVEGVHFDITYTPLHHFGYKMISAAVSDIYAMNGTPTSVLVNLALPNRQSAQMVDDLYKGIYAAGFEYEVEVVGGDITANHNNMVITISVYGEADLKSITYRNGAKQGDAICVTGDLGAALAGLRVLMREKKFWEQHGNEGIQPDLSEYEFVVKRQLVPKARKNLIEALKQHGIKPTSMIDLTQGLVNEVSQIATASGTGAYLYQAALPIAVETRHVADEMEEDVDRYALFGGEDLEMVFTLPEEQVEKFVKEFNDFSVVGRLVPQEDGMKMQTAEGDVISFDDLS
- a CDS encoding ExbD/TolR family protein, with translation MAHFKKKQAGTKQEVPTSAMPDVVFMLLFFFMVTTVLREVTLKVRVDLTKATNIEKIEEKRLVSYIYIGPERLPGNKLGNDKVQIDDSIQDDINAIRTIMYDKLIEEPRMIVSLRVDKDSEFGLLTDVQEELKQAQTFKVNYSTKSEN
- a CDS encoding ExbD/TolR family protein, with amino-acid sequence MLLKKRKREGAEINGSSMADIAFLLLIFFLVTTTINVDTGIGMVLPPPLNPEDQPPPIRERNLMKIVVNENGLVLMDEELTPMEQVQEKIIEFIKNPENLETLSVSPQAAIVSIKTVRQTPYSIYIDMLDEVIGAYAILRNEAALANYGVEYSRLSKENRDIVEDIYPKKISIAEPDKE
- a CDS encoding MotA/TolQ/ExbB proton channel family protein — translated: MTSSIALFLLQADGGFFNIIVEKFNQGNDGGWMWPVLITLILGLAIFLERIITLNLADINTRKFIVNVQEALQEGGIEAAEELCARTRGPVASVFQAGLMRADEGIDAAEKAIAAYGSIEMSFLERGLVWLSLFIAIAPLFGFLGTVVGMIAAFDDIEAAADISPSIVAGGIKVALLTTAGGLIAGIILQIGYNYCVSKIDRLIAEMEESSITLIDSIILLKQGKPVVAPSSDSTDSE